In Rhopalosiphum padi isolate XX-2018 chromosome 3, ASM2088224v1, whole genome shotgun sequence, the genomic stretch attagcataatatataatacctcaatgtaataacattaatatacatgttatatagcAATATCAATGTGGaaacaaattttgataaatattcagttaatcATTTCAATTATTTGGCCTAGCATATAATAGTAGCACAGTGAATTAATACTGCAAGAAagttatagaattatatatatcaataggTGAACACAATAAAGACAAgttacatatttacaattttataaatctagattcattaattttaattgaaatattcagTAGTATTTAAATGTACTCTATACGACTTTAACTAGaatactattttacatttttaatattgttgttcaaCATCTCATCATATAAGGACAACCACTCACCATtgctataatatgttatagttatttgtttaatacattttgataaagaCACAAGTCAatttactatagtaatttagttttttaatattgacaaaatacaaaattaattgtaatatgatattattagctaataacttttttttataaaataaatgtttattcatttttgtaaacGTTTATTTAAACTAGAGAAAGAATAGTTtgaaattctatttattttaataaaaaaattctcacCAAATATGACTGTACATGTAGCCAAGGTATAGAATACTTTCTTTTTCTTCAAACCTTTGTAACTATATTTCTCAAGTAGTGCATCTTTAAATAGTTGTCTCATAATAATACGTACAGTACTTGGTAATGTACTACGTGAAAAACGTTTGAGCTCTGCAACCTGGACAGAATTTTCATCAATTTAttctttagttttaatttatataggtattatatagttattatacataggtattatatttgtacatagacagcatattcagatttttatttttaccagttTTATTCTGAATTCTTTATTAGTTGTAAGTTTTCTTTCAAATTCATCTAGTTCATCTTCTGATTCCAATGGAAGATTTGACAGTTCCGTTTGGAATATATTTTCAGTACTTTTTTCAAACGATGAATTTTCAAATCGACTTGgttctaataatatatcgtacattTTATCCACCTTctcatttaatgaattaatatcatatttgatATTACAGATAGTTCGATTCATTTTATGAAGAAAttctaaattgattaaaataaaattatactacataatacattcaaaaatttaacattattattgaattgaatttatatattatttaccaagtATTTCATTATGTGCAGATATTTGTTGTGATTCATTTGGAGTAGATACTGACTGCTGCAAATCTATTTTAGATACATTAGAAATCTTAAATGGTGATGATGATGTGTTGACTATACCAATGAAAGATTCATCAATAAAACGTGTAACCCCATCAAgatctaacaaaaataaattaagttaaaaatacatgAATTTAATGCAATTGGTTTATAAACTTgggatattttattcaaaatatatcctAATGTATTACTTACCAGTTATTTCTATTATCTTATCCGGTGTAGAAATTGGACTCATCATATGGcatgttttattgaaatttaattttttttttacatcattcACAGTAGTTTGATCAGTGTTGGATATATTTGAACTATTTGAAGATAATATTGTTGGAAGAAGCTTTATAGCAGGAGAATTTGGAGTGccttgaaaacaataattttttcataatatactattataaacatattatagtgttttaacAGTTTCTTCCCTTACAATTGGATTCATATTTTTACATGCTTATATACTatgtagaaatatttaatatacatcataaattaataccatataataatacttataattctaATATAAGTTAGTTAAGTTTCattt encodes the following:
- the LOC132926485 gene encoding uncharacterized protein LOC132926485 encodes the protein MWSVVEFIDDRSVEVVPAYWLNKNKCAWPKKNSKKFIQKRVKPNEIDFDFLKARKLGKDRDNYTLAREKAKKAEYTSDLSTNNDTPSKMSETKNMKSTLNPKKKDKIMQQKANDALWSPSSPSDFFVDDGNFNKADKLADTVLVLSGTPNSPAIKLLPTILSSNSSNISNTDQTTVNDVKKKLNFNKTCHMMSPISTPDKIIEITDLDGVTRFIDESFIGIVNTSSSPFKISNVSKIDLQQSVSTPNESQQISAHNEILEFLHKMNRTICNIKYDINSLNEKVDKMYDILLEPSRFENSSFEKSTENIFQTELSNLPLESEDELDEFERKLTTNKEFRIKLVAELKRFSRSTLPSTVRIIMRQLFKDALLEKYSYKGLKKKKVFYTLATCTVIFDAIKQMKKFKLSDAVDIETPIRTFISGAKFREPKKNLLTPSNEPSF